A single window of Nicotiana tomentosiformis chromosome 1, ASM39032v3, whole genome shotgun sequence DNA harbors:
- the LOC104087045 gene encoding mitogen-activated protein kinase kinase kinase 1-like codes for MYAKRKKLRPRLDRRNALRNVDYDASQSTPSSPSSFEDQPTHRTRSLDLYPLTDCTSFRIDGVGGEFDVICRSLGLSGPEDFAIPVAAWEARKPCSRSDRLRSSRFADSRRDSDYKFETSNESNRRLNYSPENVIEVSSSESEEETKPCSHSDRFSSENELESLDEVSDSVRNGVRVTVGGELNHGLNSSPENGIKVRISEPEDDNLPTDVKCGIRGSRPPRLAPPASPVDDFTSAWDFIRSFGPADDEDMVSPSRVESTSDDILGNEQVGDIIAKNEERNEDFVRSASQVSQISSESYEQGVRDAAEDVPDLSSKSQSDDSYSLISKTSSKSPSGESTSGVSKISSKSQSDDSYSLISKRSSKSPSGESTSGVSKISSKSQSDESYTLILKPVYSVSPNGSPSIKSWQKGDFLGSGSFGTVYEGFTDDGFFFAVKEVSLFDPGNQQSLYQLEQEISLLSQFRHKNIVRYHGTEKDESKLYIFLELVTKGSLASVYRKYRLRDSHVSDYTRQILSGLHYLHSRNVIHRDIKCANILVDVSGSVKLADFGLAKAAKLNDIKSCKGTAFWMAPEVVNRKNNGYGLPADIWSLGCTVLEMLTGQIPYSHLEGMQALFRIGRGEPPPIPDTLSAEAQDFINRCLRVNPNDRPAAAELLEHPFVKKPLSNFSSPAAP; via the exons ATGTATGCGAAGCGGAAGAAGCTAAGGCCTCGACTTGACAGGCGAAACGCCCTAAGGAACGTCGATTACGACGCTTCACAGTCGACGCCGTCATCTCCGTCTTCGTTCGAAGATCAGCCTACTCATCGGACTCGATCGCTTGACCTTTATCCTTTGACCGACTGTACAAGCTTCAGAATAGACGGTGTTGGTGGTGAATTCGACGTTATTTGCCGCTCTTTAGGGCTTTCAGGTCCTGAAGACTTTGCGATTCCTGTAGCTGCTTGGGAAGCTCGGAAACCTTGCTCCCGTTCTGACCGTTTGCGCAGCTCTCGATTTGCTGATTCCCGCCGTGACTCTGATTATAAGTTCGAGACTTCAAATGAATCGAATCGTCGGTTAAACTATTCGCCGGAAAATGTGATTGAGGTTTCGTCTAGTGAATCGGAGGAAGAAACCAAACCGTGCTCTCACTCGGACCGTTTCAGCTCTGAGAACGAGCTTGAGAGCTTGGATGAGGTTTCTGATAGTGTTAGAAATGGTGTTAGGGTTACTGTTGGCGGAGAATTGAATCACGGTTTAAATTCTTCACCTGAAAATGGGATTAAGGTTAGGATTAGTGAGCCGGAGGATGATAATTTGCCTACGGATGTGAAATGTGGAATTAGGGGTTCTAGGCCACCAAGGCTGGCTCCTCCAGCATCGCCCGTGGACGATTTCACATCTGCTTGGGATTTTATCAGAAGTTTTGGTCCTGCAGACGATGAAGATATGGTTTCACCGTCACGTGTTGAGAGCACTTCCGATGACATACTTGGAAACGAGCAAGTAGGAGACATTATTGCTAAGAATGAAGAGCGTAATGAGGATTTTGTAAGAAGTGCTTCACAAGTATCACAGATAAGCTCAGAGTCTTATGAGCAAGGTGTAAGAGATGCTGCTGAGGATGTTCCAGATTTAAGCTCTAAATCACAGAGTGATGATTCCTACAGCCTGATATCGAAGACAAGCTCCAAATCACCTAGTGGTGAATCCACTAGCGGTGTCTCAAAGATAAGCTCCAAGTCACAGAGTGATGATTCCTACAGCCTGATATCGAAGAGAAGCTCCAAATCACCTAGTGGTGAATCCACTAGCGGTGTCTCAAAGATAAGCTCCAAGTCACAGAGTGATGAATCCTATACATTGATTTTGAAGCCTGTATATTCTGTTTCTCCAAATGGTTCTCCAAGTATAAAATCTTGGCAAAAGGGAGATTTTCTTGGGAGTGGGTCATTTGGAACCGTGTATGAAGGCTTCACCGA TGATGGATTCTTTTTTGCGGTCAAGGAAGTTTCGTTATTTGACCCAGGAAACCAGCAAAGCCTTTATCAATTGGAACAG GAGATATCTCTTCTAAGTCAGTTTCGACATAAAAATATCGTTCGCTATCATGGCACAGAGAAG GACGAGAGCAAACTGTATATCTTTCTTGAGCTTGTTACAAAAGGTTCACTTGCAAGTGTCTACCGCAAGTATCGCTTGCGTGATTCCCATGTTTCAGATTACACCAGGCAAATTTTGAGTGGGTTGCATTATCTTCATTCCAGAAATGTGATTCACAG GGACATTAAGTGTGCCAATATTTTGGTGGATGTTAGTGGTTCTGTGAAGCTTGCAGATTTCGGACTGGCAAAG GCAGCAAAATTGAATGACATCAAGTCTTGCAAAGGAACTGCATTCTGGATGGCCCCAGAG GTCGTTAATAGGAAGAACAACGGATATGGGCTTCCTGCTGATATATGGAGTCTGGGTTGTACTGTCTTAGAGATGTTAACTGGCCAAATTCCTTATTCTCACTTGGAAGGG ATGCAAGCACTGTTCAGGATAGGCAGAGGCGAACCTCCTCCTATACCAGATACGTTATCGGCAGAAGCTCAGGATTTCATAAATAGATGTTTGCGAGTTAATCCAAATGATCGGCCAGCTGCAGCTGAACTACTGGAACATCCATTCGTAAAGAAGCCACTGTCAAATTTCTCAAGTCCTGCAGCACCATAA
- the LOC138902459 gene encoding uncharacterized protein: MEGDRVFEFDDWRNSMSYWKRDFHNDSHSITFKVFDHEVKFTHEAFQIITGLKYSSSLDFKVLRERENRLSKVYFPGKDRIELGDLWNFITSHPYGTTASFVGNHDDAVKLSTIYFIEFVLMGKRKNQNVSERVMKIVDDDELCSSFNWGSLCYEELLKSLKSCLKPKKNTSDNEKEKDKEKDRYTILGFPFAFYVWIMEIFPIFQENNL; this comes from the exons ATGGAAGGAGATCGTGTTTTCGAGTTTGATGATTGGCGTAATTCGATGAGCTATTGGAAAAGAGATTTTCA CAATGACTCGCATTCAATAACATTCAAGGTTTTTGATCATGAAGTGAAGTTTACACATGAAGCGTTCCAGATAATTACTGGGTTGAAATATTCTTCTTCATTAGACTTCAAAGTTTTACGTGAAAGGGAGAATAGGCTTTCGAAAGTCTACTTCCCTGGAAAGGATAGAATCGAGTTAGGCGATTTGTGGAATTTTATTACTAGTCACCCATATGGTACAACTGCATCATTTGTAGGCAACCATGATGATGCGGTGAAGTTGTCAACaatttattttattgaatttgtGTTGATGGGGAAGCGCAAGAATCAGAATGTGTCTGAGCGGGTAATGAAAATCGTAGATGACGATGAACTCTGCTCTTCTTTCAATTGGGGCTCTCTTTGTTATGAAGAGTTACTAAAATCATTGAAGAGCTGCTTGAAGCCCAAAAAAAATACTTCAGACAATGAGAAAGAGAAAGATAAAGAGAAGGACAGGTATACTATACTTGGCTTCCCTTTCGCCTTCTATGTTTGGATTATGGAAATATTCCCAATTTTTCAGGAAAACAATTTGTGA
- the LOC117273265 gene encoding protein FAR1-RELATED SEQUENCE 4-like, translating into MKADQMHATSKLISGYIIDNLRDPRFEVTPAFVMAEIQKLHGLDIGYHKAWRAIQRASTLIRGTPKENYELLSSYLYMMKSKNPGTYTNIKIDDNNRFLYMFYAYGSSIVGWNHCRPVIVVDATFLKSKYRGVLMISVSKDANNQIFPLAFGIAESENNNSYEWYFSELRNAIGSRDNLIFLSDMHQSIAHGIAKVYPESHHGICIYHLEQNLKRRKVKSEVIKLFQSAARVYKCKEFDLYMSDIA; encoded by the exons ATGAAAGCTGATCAAATGCATGCAACTTCAAAGTTGATTAGTGGTTACATTATCGACAATCTTCGAGACCCAAGGTTTGAAGTTACACCAGCCTTTGTCATGGCAGAAATACAAAAATTGCATGGACTAGACATTGGTTATCACAAGGCGTGGCGTGCTATTCAACGTGCTTCAACTTTAATAAGAGGAACTCCTAAAGAGAATTATGAATTATTGTCTTCATACTTGTATATGATGAAAAGTAAAAATCCGGGAACATACACTAACATAAAGATAGACGACAACAACAG GTttctttatatgttttatgcATATGGATCATCAATAGTTGGTTGGAATCATTGTAGACCAGTGATTGTTGTTGATGCAACTTTTTTGAAGTCAAAATATCGTGGTGTTTTAATGATTTCAGTTTCAAAGGATGCAAATAACCAAATATTCCCACTAGCCTTTGGAATTGCAGAATCTGAAAATAACAATTCCTATGAGTGGTACTTTAGTGAGCTTCGCAATGCAATTGGGAGCCGtgacaatttaatttttttatcggaCATGCATCAATCTATTGCACATGGCATTGCAAAGGTATATCCTGAAAGCCACCATGGGatttgtatctatcatttggagcAGAACCTAAAGCGAAGGAAAGTGAAAAGTGAGGTCATAAAACTTTTCCAAAGTGCTGCAAGAGTATACAAGTGCAAAGAATTTGATCTATACATGTCAGATATAGCATAA